In the genome of Populus trichocarpa isolate Nisqually-1 chromosome 10, P.trichocarpa_v4.1, whole genome shotgun sequence, the window GAGCAATTCAACTACCCTTCGGAAATTTTCGAACCCCTTTCTAGATGCTACCCCATTCGTCACAAACCTATGCTCAGCGATACTGCTGATTCAATTGCTCTTCCTTCTCTTCCATCGTTTGCCTCGTTTCTTCTCCGAGTTGATTGTAAGCATCCTGTACACTAATTGATCTTGgatattctttcctttttcttatgcTTTACAATTACTTGAATCTTGTTAATTTATGTACTGCACGAGATGAACAAATAGAGtaattttgtgttgttttggaTGTTAGACTGGTCTACTAATGGGTCCTATGGTGCTCGGAGCAAACGCGCTTTTTTCAGAATACACTCATCCTGTGAGACAAACTGGAGCGACAGAGACTTTAACAAATTTGGGAGTCATTTACTACATGTTTCTCGTGGGTTTACAGATGGACCTAACCACAATAAGAAGAATCAGTAAAGGTGCATGGGGCAATGCTTTGTTTGGAATTCTATTACCCTTAGGCATGGGAGCAGGTTTATTTCACCTACTACCTGGAAAAACCCACTTTGAGAATCCTCTTGGTGCCTGGTTTTGGTCTGTTGCCCTCACAGTCACAAGCTTCCCGGATCTTGCTCAGATCCTTTCAGACCTGAAGCTTCTACGAACAGAAGTTGGACAAATGGCCATATCCTCAGCTTTTGTTAGTGACATCGCATCTTGGAGTTTTCTTGTTGTGACAATAACAGTTAGTAATGGGAAAACCCGTGCCTTCATCCTCCCGACCGTTGccttcatattattttgttggttTGTGTTACGTCCGGTTCTTTCGCAGATTATTGACAAAGATTCCTCAAAAGGAGGCAACTACAGTGACCTTTGTATATACTCTATTCTTACTGGGGTGGTCGTTTGTGGATTCATCACAGACGCTTGTGGTTCTCACTCTATGATCGGAGCTTTTATGTTTGGACTTATTATACCTGATGGAGAGCTTGGAATGATGATTATGGAGAAACTTGAAGACTTTGTGCCAGGAATCATGCTTCCTGCCTTTTTTGTGCTTACTGGGACTAGATGCAATATTCTTGCTATGTTTTACAACATTAATCCTTTCGCGGTTCTGGGAATTCTAGTCTTAGCTTGCTTAGCCAAGATTATAAGCGGTTTCTTGGTTGCCATGTACTATGGCATGCCAGTTCGTGAAGGTGTCGCCCTTGGAGTTCTTATGAACGCCAAAGGGGTTTTGGCTTTGATTATTCTTAATGTTGGTAGAGACATAAAGGTACAATCACTACTTCATCAACTTGAGTTCGTGTTGAATCACCATCACCATGTAAGATAGCATGTCATGTCActgacaattaaaaattaaaaatagaagcCTGCCTTGATATCCTGACGTTGGCTTCCAACGTGATTAGTTCTTAGGTATCAAATATCTGTGtaacaaataataatgaaaaagaataGGAAACTTTAATTCACCCTCAACTTGAATAGttcgatttttattttatcctctaATTTTCTTGCAACTTGTTTTTACATGCAGGCTGTGGATAACCAACCGTTTACTATAATGGTGATGACAATTTTACTCATGACGATTCTTGTAAAACCGATCCCCCTTTGGGCTTGTAAGACTACCAAGCATTTCAGGAAATACAAACTCCGGACCTTGCAAGAAAGCAAACCTAACTCAGAACTACGAATACTTGCATGCATTCATACTACTCGCAACCTATCAGGAATACTCAACCTCCTTGAACTGTCTAATTCAACCGAGAAATCACCAATTTGTGTATTTGCTGCGTGTCTAGTAGGTCTGAGTGGACGGACTAATGCCATGCTAATCGTTCACGATGAGAATCGTAATTCCAGTGGCCAAAACTACCCCCCCGCCCGTGGGAGATCAGATGCCGACCAAATCATCAGCACCTTGGAGAACTACGAAAGAAGAAACCAGTCAATGTCCTTTCTGCCACTGACAGTTGTATCTCCTTACACCTCCATGCACGAGGATATCCATAACCTTGCTGAGGACAAACGCGTGACTTTCATCCTAATTCCATTTCACAAACAATCTGGTGCAGAAGGGATGCAACAAGAGAACTCTTCTATCAGACTAGTAACCCAAAATCTACTAACAAAAGCTCCATGCTCTGTGGGGATATTTATTGATCGAGGCCTCAGTTTGAAGATTTATAACGAGGGTAGCCATCGCAGAGAAAAGCTAAATTTTGCCATGTTTTATACTGGGGGACATGACGATCGTGAGGCCTTAACTTATGCTTGCAGGATGGCAGGGTCTCTGAATGTGAGTTTAAAAGTTGTACGATTTCTTCCAGGTAAAGAAGCAATAGAAATGATGGATATGGAAGAGGAAGTGGAGGGTGAAAATCAAAGATTTGTTGATGATATGTACCTGAATGAGTTACGATTTATGACAATGTGCAATCCATCTGCAACTTGGGTGGATAAGTCGGTAAATAGCGGGGATGAAATTATCATCGCAGCAAAAGATCTAGCTGATGAATATGATCTATATATTGTGGGGAGGGGTCAGGGAATGATAAAGCCATTTGCTTTGGGGCTATCGGAGTGGAGTAACTGTGAAGAGCTTGGGCCACTAGGAGATGCATTATCAACATCTGACTTCGCACAACACGCATCGATTCTTGTAGTCCAACAACATTCTGTTTCAACCATGAAAAACAAGGGCATGCCGCAGCATCAAGAGAAAGCTGGACTTGAAACTTGGAAATCTCCTTTGAGTAGTCGTGACCTTCTGAACATTGTAAATCACAGAAAGAAGACAGATGAAGAGGATGATTAAATGGGAGGCTTATAGCATA includes:
- the LOC7490329 gene encoding cation/H(+) antiporter 15, which translates into the protein MQGSDKAELKYTATEIYFNGYTITANLSSGALNVCSYEAVSNSTTLRKFSNPFLDATPFVTNLCSAILLIQLLFLLFHRLPRFFSELITGLLMGPMVLGANALFSEYTHPVRQTGATETLTNLGVIYYMFLVGLQMDLTTIRRISKGAWGNALFGILLPLGMGAGLFHLLPGKTHFENPLGAWFWSVALTVTSFPDLAQILSDLKLLRTEVGQMAISSAFVSDIASWSFLVVTITVSNGKTRAFILPTVAFILFCWFVLRPVLSQIIDKDSSKGGNYSDLCIYSILTGVVVCGFITDACGSHSMIGAFMFGLIIPDGELGMMIMEKLEDFVPGIMLPAFFVLTGTRCNILAMFYNINPFAVLGILVLACLAKIISGFLVAMYYGMPVREGVALGVLMNAKGVLALIILNVGRDIKAVDNQPFTIMVMTILLMTILVKPIPLWACKTTKHFRKYKLRTLQESKPNSELRILACIHTTRNLSGILNLLELSNSTEKSPICVFAACLVGLSGRTNAMLIVHDENRNSSGQNYPPARGRSDADQIISTLENYERRNQSMSFLPLTVVSPYTSMHEDIHNLAEDKRVTFILIPFHKQSGAEGMQQENSSIRLVTQNLLTKAPCSVGIFIDRGLSLKIYNEGSHRREKLNFAMFYTGGHDDREALTYACRMAGSLNVSLKVVRFLPGKEAIEMMDMEEEVEGENQRFVDDMYLNELRFMTMCNPSATWVDKSVNSGDEIIIAAKDLADEYDLYIVGRGQGMIKPFALGLSEWSNCEELGPLGDALSTSDFAQHASILVVQQHSVSTMKNKGMPQHQEKAGLETWKSPLSSRDLLNIVNHRKKTDEEDD